In a genomic window of Comamonadaceae bacterium OTU4NAUVB1:
- the flhD gene encoding flagellar transcriptional regulator FlhD yields MTSEQMLTEIKEANLTYLMLSQSLIRQDKAQALFRLGISEESADLIATLSPSQIMKLASSNMLLCRFRADDDMVWNLLTQHNLPARTTNESTAMLHANLLMSSRFAEASL; encoded by the coding sequence ATGACGAGCGAACAGATGCTGACGGAGATCAAGGAAGCCAACCTCACCTACCTCATGCTGTCCCAGAGCCTGATCCGCCAGGACAAGGCCCAGGCGCTGTTCCGCCTCGGGATCTCGGAGGAATCGGCCGACCTCATCGCCACCCTGTCGCCCTCCCAGATCATGAAGCTCGCCTCCAGCAACATGCTGCTGTGCCGCTTCCGCGCCGACGACGACATGGTGTGGAACCTGCTGACCCAGCACAACCTCCCCGCGCGCACCACCAACGAGTCCACCGCCATGCTCCACGCGAACCTGCTCATGTCCAGCCGCTTCGCCGAAGCCTCGCTCTGA
- a CDS encoding flagellar biosynthesis protein FlhF, with translation MNIQRFHAPTAREALALARAAFGDATLILSNRQTGTGVEVMASTEEALSPLGVPQSQPQSGAHVHAHAPSQQPAPAPKPLAPSWQAASPVEAERRLSNAAPTPYALVATGPGATTEEVVQADVEQLAMSTLSFQDYVRERMLRRQTETHGTAPAPAPVAAPVQARGTVPQPQPQPQPQPQYRLTQAQQTQAQPASPQFNDPSFFAAPAAAPTPAQTQAQAQAQTPVSWFQPEPASEFAPAPAPSADWMAPVAVEPSAPVAAPVAATAFEPVPIEAPAPAIAPITVRATPSPAARGGASGVGAAATRVLMAELDAMKRLMEERFNTLAWLGSARRDPVHSNLMLKLVRAGYSPALAREVLEPLAFIDHADDTGDAVAAMRETLERRLGIDADAPSIVEEGGTFALIGATGVGKTTTIAKLASQCVARWGAGSVGLVTLDVQRAGAHEQLRAFGRELGIVAHQAHDQVELQEMLSLLAGKRLVLIDTAGIAPRDPQRQALLDLIDLPGIRRVLVLNAGAHGDTLDEIATAFTADGTHQAVLSKIDEAAKIGPALDVLMRHRMTLRGVTDGQRVPEDWKAADARELVDLSMRAAHRTSTDPVAADMDFYFSPAACAL, from the coding sequence ATGAACATCCAACGCTTTCACGCCCCCACCGCCCGCGAAGCGCTGGCCCTGGCCCGCGCCGCCTTCGGCGACGCGACGCTGATCCTGTCGAACCGGCAGACCGGCACCGGCGTCGAGGTGATGGCGTCGACCGAGGAGGCGCTGTCGCCCCTGGGCGTGCCGCAGTCGCAGCCGCAATCCGGTGCCCATGTCCATGCCCACGCGCCGTCGCAGCAGCCAGCCCCGGCCCCGAAGCCGCTCGCGCCGTCGTGGCAGGCCGCCTCGCCCGTCGAGGCCGAACGGCGCCTGTCCAACGCCGCGCCCACGCCCTACGCGCTGGTCGCAACCGGCCCCGGCGCCACCACCGAGGAAGTGGTTCAGGCCGATGTCGAGCAACTGGCCATGAGCACGCTGTCGTTCCAGGATTACGTGCGCGAGCGCATGCTGCGCCGCCAGACCGAGACCCACGGCACCGCGCCGGCCCCGGCGCCGGTGGCCGCGCCGGTGCAGGCCCGGGGCACCGTGCCGCAACCCCAGCCGCAGCCGCAACCCCAGCCGCAGTACCGGCTGACGCAGGCCCAGCAGACGCAGGCGCAGCCGGCGTCCCCGCAGTTCAACGATCCGTCGTTCTTCGCCGCGCCCGCCGCCGCGCCGACCCCGGCACAAACGCAGGCACAGGCACAGGCACAGACGCCGGTGAGCTGGTTCCAGCCAGAGCCGGCATCCGAATTCGCCCCGGCCCCGGCCCCGTCGGCCGATTGGATGGCACCGGTGGCGGTGGAGCCGTCGGCGCCCGTGGCGGCGCCCGTCGCGGCCACCGCCTTCGAGCCGGTGCCGATCGAGGCGCCCGCGCCGGCGATCGCGCCGATCACCGTGCGTGCCACGCCGTCGCCGGCCGCCCGGGGCGGTGCCAGCGGCGTGGGCGCGGCCGCGACGCGGGTCCTGATGGCCGAACTCGACGCGATGAAGCGCCTGATGGAGGAGCGCTTCAACACGCTCGCTTGGCTGGGCAGCGCACGCCGCGATCCGGTCCATTCGAACCTCATGCTCAAGCTGGTGCGCGCGGGCTATTCGCCGGCCCTGGCGCGCGAGGTGCTCGAGCCGCTGGCCTTCATCGATCACGCCGACGACACCGGCGACGCCGTGGCGGCCATGCGGGAGACGCTGGAGCGGCGCCTGGGCATCGACGCCGATGCGCCGTCGATCGTGGAGGAGGGCGGCACCTTCGCCCTCATCGGCGCGACGGGCGTGGGCAAGACCACCACCATCGCCAAGCTGGCCTCGCAGTGCGTGGCGCGCTGGGGCGCGGGCAGCGTCGGGCTGGTCACGCTGGACGTCCAGCGCGCCGGCGCGCACGAACAGCTACGCGCCTTCGGCCGCGAACTGGGCATCGTCGCCCACCAGGCGCACGACCAGGTCGAACTGCAGGAGATGCTCAGCCTGCTGGCGGGCAAGCGCCTGGTGCTGATTGACACGGCCGGCATCGCGCCGCGCGACCCGCAGCGCCAGGCACTGCTGGACCTGATCGACCTCCCGGGCATCCGGCGCGTGCTGGTGCTCAACGCCGGCGCGCACGGCGACACGCTCGACGAGATCGCCACCGCCTTCACGGCCGACGGCACGCACCAGGCGGTGCTCTCCAAGATCGACGAGGCGGCCAAGATCGGGCCGGCGCTGGACGTGCTGATGCGCCACCGCATGACGCTGCGCGGCGTGACCGACGGCCAGCGCGTGCCCGAGGACTGGAAGGCCGCGGACGCGCGCGAACTGGTGGACCTGTCGATGCGCGCGGCGCATCGCACCTCCACCGACCCGGTCGCCGCCGACATGGACTTCTACTTCTCGCCCGCCGCCTGCGCCCTCTGA
- the motA gene encoding flagellar motor stator protein MotA: MFVIIGYLVAIGCIFGGYIIHGGNIGVVLHALPIELMVIGGGAIGAFVVNNQPKVLKSTLKLLPSAFKGSKYTKARYLDLMALLYDILQKARKDGLMSIEKDVETPQDSPIFQKYPKLAGDHHVVEFTTDYLRMMVSGNLNAHEIEALMDSEIDTHHSEAHAPVAAIARLAGGLPAFGIVAAVLGVVNTMGSVGQPPAVLGGMIGSALVGTFLGILLAYGIVEPLGGLLEQKVEDGSKELQCIKTTLLASMQGYNPTTAIEFGRKVLFSTERPSFSELETYVKKK, encoded by the coding sequence ATGTTCGTCATCATTGGTTATCTCGTCGCGATCGGCTGCATCTTCGGTGGCTACATCATCCACGGCGGCAACATCGGCGTCGTGCTCCACGCGCTGCCCATCGAGCTGATGGTGATCGGGGGAGGGGCCATCGGCGCCTTCGTCGTGAACAACCAGCCCAAGGTGCTCAAGAGCACCCTGAAGCTGCTGCCCAGCGCCTTCAAGGGCTCCAAGTACACCAAGGCGCGCTACCTGGACCTGATGGCGCTGCTCTACGACATCCTGCAGAAGGCGCGCAAGGACGGCCTGATGTCGATCGAGAAGGACGTGGAGACCCCGCAGGACTCGCCGATCTTCCAGAAGTACCCCAAGCTCGCGGGCGACCACCACGTCGTCGAGTTCACCACCGACTACCTGCGCATGATGGTCTCGGGCAACCTCAACGCCCACGAGATCGAGGCGCTGATGGACAGCGAGATCGACACCCACCATTCGGAGGCGCACGCGCCGGTGGCGGCCATCGCGCGGCTCGCGGGCGGCCTGCCGGCCTTCGGCATCGTGGCGGCGGTGCTGGGCGTGGTCAACACCATGGGCTCGGTGGGCCAGCCGCCGGCGGTGCTCGGCGGCATGATCGGCTCGGCGCTGGTGGGCACCTTCCTGGGCATCCTGCTGGCCTACGGCATCGTGGAGCCGCTGGGCGGGCTGCTGGAGCAGAAGGTCGAGGACGGTTCCAAGGAACTGCAGTGCATCAAGACCACGCTGCTGGCCAGCATGCAGGGCTACAACCCCACCACCGCGATCGAGTTCGGGCGCAAGGTGCTGTTCTCCACGGAACGTCCCAGCTTCAGCGAGCTGGAGACCTACGTGAAGAAGAAGTGA
- the flhA gene encoding flagellar biosynthesis protein FlhA: protein MIQNIASARQWMGTHGGVVQRAAAPLLVISILALMVLPIPPAMLDVFFTLNIAVALMVMMVAAYMVRPLDFAAFPSVLLLTTLMRLSLNVASTRVVLLEGHTGPGAAGAVIEAFGHFLIGGNFAVGLIVFAILVVINFVVVTKGSERIAEVSARFTLDAMPGKQMAVDADLSSGNIDEKEARRRRLEVAEEANFFGSMDGASKFVRGDAIAGILILIISIVGGFAIGVLQHGLSAGKAADTYILLAVGDALVAQIPGLLISVAAAMVVSRVGREDDVGKQIISQLLTSPRVLGLTAGILGLLGVIPGMPHVVFLGMAALLGYGAWASHKRPAAVAPEAAAGAPAADAEATWDDLLPVDPLGLELGYRLIALVDKDRQGDLLTRIKGVRRKFAQEVGFLPPAVHVRDNLELKPSGYRVTLRGVVVAEGEAFPGMYLAINPGGITMPLLGTATTDPAFGLPAHWIEERQKEAAQMGGFTVVDSETVMATHLSHLMQVQAAKLLSRTETQQLVEHVSKLAPKLIEEVVPKLVSLASFQKVLQLLLEESVNIRDIRTIVETLAEHAGANADPAELVRRVRTALAPAIVQQIYGPVKELDVIAIEPGFERLLMQALGNPHAPALDPGVAEVFTRTAAEVALKQEERGVPACLLVPDGIRGAIARLVKRAAPRLQVLAHSEIPETHTIRIGPILRGANA, encoded by the coding sequence ATGATCCAGAACATCGCTTCGGCCCGCCAATGGATGGGCACCCACGGTGGCGTGGTCCAGCGCGCGGCCGCGCCGCTGCTGGTGATCTCGATCCTGGCGCTGATGGTGCTGCCGATCCCGCCGGCGATGCTCGACGTGTTCTTCACGCTGAACATCGCCGTCGCGCTGATGGTGATGATGGTGGCGGCCTACATGGTGCGGCCGCTGGACTTCGCGGCCTTCCCGAGCGTGCTGCTGCTCACCACGCTGATGCGCCTGTCGCTCAACGTCGCCTCCACGCGCGTCGTGCTGCTGGAGGGCCACACCGGCCCGGGCGCGGCCGGCGCGGTGATCGAGGCCTTCGGCCACTTCCTCATCGGCGGCAACTTCGCCGTCGGCCTGATCGTCTTCGCGATCCTGGTGGTGATCAACTTCGTGGTGGTGACCAAGGGCTCCGAGCGCATCGCCGAGGTGTCGGCACGCTTCACGCTCGACGCCATGCCCGGCAAGCAGATGGCGGTCGACGCCGACCTGAGCTCGGGCAACATCGACGAGAAGGAGGCCCGCCGCCGGCGCCTGGAGGTGGCCGAGGAGGCGAACTTCTTCGGCTCCATGGACGGTGCCTCGAAGTTCGTGCGCGGCGACGCCATCGCCGGCATCCTGATCCTGATCATCAGCATCGTCGGGGGCTTCGCCATCGGCGTGCTGCAGCACGGCCTGTCGGCGGGCAAGGCGGCCGACACGTACATCCTGCTGGCCGTGGGCGACGCGCTGGTGGCGCAGATCCCGGGCCTGCTGATCTCGGTGGCCGCGGCGATGGTGGTCTCGCGCGTGGGCCGCGAGGACGACGTGGGCAAGCAGATCATCTCCCAGCTGCTGACCTCGCCGCGCGTGCTGGGCCTCACGGCCGGCATCCTGGGGCTGCTGGGCGTGATCCCGGGCATGCCGCACGTGGTGTTCCTGGGCATGGCCGCGCTGCTGGGCTATGGCGCCTGGGCCAGCCACAAGCGTCCGGCCGCCGTGGCGCCGGAGGCCGCCGCCGGCGCGCCCGCGGCCGACGCCGAGGCGACCTGGGACGACCTGCTGCCGGTCGATCCGCTGGGCCTGGAGCTGGGCTACCGGCTGATCGCGCTGGTCGACAAGGACCGCCAGGGCGACCTGCTCACGCGCATCAAGGGCGTGCGGCGCAAGTTCGCCCAGGAGGTCGGTTTCCTGCCGCCGGCCGTGCACGTGCGCGACAACCTCGAGCTCAAGCCCAGCGGCTACCGCGTGACCCTGCGCGGCGTGGTGGTGGCCGAGGGCGAGGCCTTCCCCGGCATGTACCTCGCCATCAACCCGGGCGGCATCACGATGCCGCTGCTGGGCACCGCCACCACCGATCCGGCCTTCGGCCTGCCGGCCCACTGGATCGAGGAGCGGCAGAAGGAAGCCGCACAAATGGGCGGTTTCACGGTCGTTGATTCGGAGACCGTGATGGCCACCCACCTGTCACATTTGATGCAAGTGCAGGCCGCGAAGTTGCTGAGCCGCACGGAAACCCAACAACTGGTCGAACACGTGAGCAAACTGGCGCCGAAGCTGATCGAGGAAGTGGTACCCAAGCTGGTGTCGCTCGCCTCGTTCCAGAAGGTGCTGCAACTGCTGCTGGAAGAATCCGTGAACATCCGCGACATCCGCACCATCGTCGAGACGCTGGCCGAGCACGCCGGCGCCAACGCCGACCCCGCCGAGCTGGTGCGCCGCGTGCGCACCGCCCTGGCCCCGGCCATCGTGCAGCAGATCTACGGCCCGGTGAAGGAGCTCGACGTGATCGCCATCGAGCCGGGCTTCGAGCGGCTGCTGATGCAGGCCCTGGGCAACCCCCACGCTCCGGCGCTCGACCCCGGCGTGGCCGAGGTCTTCACGCGCACCGCCGCCGAGGTCGCGCTCAAGCAGGAAGAGCGCGGCGTGCCGGCCTGCCTGCTGGTGCCCGACGGCATCCGCGGCGCCATCGCCCGCCTGGTCAAGCGCGCCGCACCCCGCCTGCAGGTGCTGGCGCACAGCGAGATTCCCGAAACCCACACGATCCGCATCGGTCCGATCCTGCGAGGAGCCAACGCATGA
- the flhC gene encoding flagellar transcriptional regulator FlhC, producing MPAHKSIVGESRQIERAVSLIEMGARLQVLESETELSYERLLRLYKEVAGKSPSKGQLPFSTDWFLTWQPNIHASLFHNIYTYLAKTSTLEGIDALIKAYQLYTEQVGVCGLDAQLSITRAWRLVRFMENQMLAMTKCCKCGGQFVTEPYENARHFACGLCVPPARAGKGAAAGSIQLQ from the coding sequence ATGCCCGCCCACAAAAGCATCGTCGGTGAATCGCGTCAGATCGAACGGGCGGTCAGCCTGATCGAGATGGGTGCCCGGCTCCAGGTCCTGGAGAGCGAGACCGAACTCTCCTACGAGCGGCTCCTGCGCCTCTACAAGGAAGTGGCGGGCAAGTCGCCTTCGAAGGGCCAGCTGCCGTTCTCCACCGACTGGTTCCTGACGTGGCAGCCCAACATCCACGCCTCGCTGTTCCACAACATCTACACCTACCTCGCCAAGACCAGCACGCTCGAGGGCATCGACGCGCTGATCAAGGCCTACCAGCTCTACACCGAGCAGGTCGGCGTGTGCGGACTCGACGCGCAGCTGTCGATCACGCGGGCCTGGCGCCTGGTGCGCTTCATGGAGAACCAGATGCTGGCCATGACCAAGTGCTGCAAGTGCGGCGGCCAGTTCGTCACCGAGCCCTACGAGAACGCGCGCCACTTCGCCTGCGGCCTGTGCGTGCCGCCGGCGCGCGCGGGCAAGGGCGCGGCCGCGGGCAGCATCCAGCTGCAATAG
- the motB gene encoding flagellar motor protein MotB, translating into MASAQGAKKLQPIIIKRVKKSAHAHHGGAWKIAYADFVTAMMAFFLLMWLLGSTAKGDLQGIASYFHAPLKVEMSGGPGSGSSSSIVTGGGKDLSRTHGEIKSAQGEAKSKPAEPGQAELARQQDAKRMATLRAKIEDLIENNPKLREYRSQIRLQMSIDGLEIQIVDDQNRPMFDSGSALVKPYMRTILQDIGTALNGIENRVSLAGHTDAAPYGNGDRGYGNWELSADRANASRRELVASGMPDDKLVRVVGVAASDLLDKDNRLAPVNRRISITVLTREGESRLMGGGPAMEGNDAVKAITDQMKAQDKAAPSKGAAREPASPTREPVRAAKVAATEAAQR; encoded by the coding sequence ATGGCCAGTGCACAGGGGGCGAAGAAGCTCCAGCCGATCATCATCAAGCGCGTGAAGAAGTCGGCGCACGCGCACCACGGCGGCGCCTGGAAGATCGCGTACGCCGACTTCGTGACGGCCATGATGGCGTTCTTCCTGCTGATGTGGCTGCTGGGCTCGACCGCCAAGGGCGACCTGCAGGGCATCGCGTCGTACTTCCATGCGCCGCTGAAGGTGGAGATGTCGGGCGGCCCGGGTTCGGGCAGCAGCTCCAGCATCGTCACCGGCGGGGGCAAGGACCTCTCGCGCACGCACGGGGAGATCAAGAGCGCGCAGGGCGAGGCCAAGTCCAAGCCCGCCGAGCCCGGCCAGGCCGAGCTGGCCCGCCAGCAGGACGCCAAGCGCATGGCCACGCTGCGCGCGAAGATCGAGGACCTGATCGAGAACAACCCCAAGCTGCGCGAGTACCGCTCGCAGATCCGGCTGCAGATGTCGATCGACGGCCTGGAGATCCAGATCGTCGACGACCAGAACCGCCCCATGTTCGACAGCGGCAGCGCGCTGGTGAAGCCCTACATGCGGACCATCCTGCAGGACATCGGCACCGCGTTGAACGGCATCGAGAACCGCGTCAGCCTGGCCGGCCACACCGACGCCGCGCCCTATGGCAACGGCGACCGGGGCTATGGCAACTGGGAACTGTCGGCCGACCGGGCCAACGCCTCGCGGCGCGAACTGGTGGCCTCGGGCATGCCCGACGACAAGCTGGTGCGCGTGGTCGGCGTGGCCGCGAGCGACCTGCTCGACAAGGACAACAGGCTCGCGCCCGTGAACCGCCGCATCAGCATCACCGTGCTCACGCGCGAGGGCGAGTCGCGCCTGATGGGCGGCGGCCCGGCGATGGAAGGCAACGACGCGGTGAAGGCGATCACGGACCAGATGAAGGCGCAGGACAAGGCGGCGCCAAGCAAGGGCGCGGCGCGCGAGCCGGCGAGCCCGACTCGCGAGCCCGTTCGCGCGGCCAAGGTGGCGGCGACCGAGGCGGCTCAGCGCTGA
- a CDS encoding flagellin: protein MPSVINTNINSLNAQRNLGASQNSLTTSMQRLSSGMRINSAKDDAAGLAISERMTAQIKGLTQAGRNANDGISLAQTAESALGTISTNLQRVREIAVQSRNATNSSDDRAALQKEVVQLKAEIGRVASQTSFNGNKLLDGSFSAQAFQVGANQGDTITIASLANANVNQLGSWTSVDAYTATTTGVAPAAFGGITANAFSINGVSIGAVNAGTDVATQGANVAAAINKKSSESGVVATAAASGAITLTSNGSSPITVAGTVTNTGLTVGSTAATITTAGTAQTGFAGLSVDTVDGADNAILAMDAALKSVNSSRADLGAIQNRFESVVSNLASSAENLTASRSRITDADFAAETANLSRSQILQQAGTAMVAQANQLPQGVLSLLR, encoded by the coding sequence ATGCCTTCCGTCATTAATACGAACATCAACTCGCTCAACGCCCAGCGCAACCTCGGCGCCAGCCAGAACTCGCTGACCACGTCGATGCAGCGCCTGTCCTCCGGCATGCGCATCAACAGCGCCAAGGACGACGCCGCCGGCCTCGCCATCTCCGAGCGCATGACCGCCCAGATCAAGGGCCTGACGCAAGCCGGCCGCAACGCCAACGACGGCATCTCGCTGGCGCAGACCGCCGAAAGCGCCCTGGGCACCATCAGCACCAACCTGCAGCGCGTCCGCGAGATCGCCGTGCAGTCCCGCAACGCCACCAACTCCAGCGACGACCGCGCCGCCCTGCAGAAGGAAGTGGTCCAGCTGAAGGCGGAAATCGGCCGCGTGGCCAGCCAGACCTCCTTCAACGGCAACAAGCTGCTCGACGGCAGCTTCAGCGCCCAGGCCTTCCAGGTGGGCGCGAACCAGGGCGACACCATCACGATCGCCAGCCTGGCCAACGCCAACGTGAACCAACTGGGCTCCTGGACCAGCGTCGACGCCTACACCGCCACCACGACGGGCGTGGCCCCGGCCGCCTTCGGCGGCATCACGGCCAACGCGTTCAGCATCAACGGCGTGAGCATCGGCGCCGTGAACGCCGGCACCGACGTCGCCACCCAGGGCGCCAACGTCGCCGCCGCGATCAACAAGAAGAGCTCGGAATCCGGTGTGGTCGCGACGGCCGCCGCCTCGGGCGCCATCACGCTGACCTCCAACGGCAGCTCGCCGATCACCGTGGCCGGCACCGTGACCAACACCGGCCTGACCGTCGGCTCGACGGCCGCCACCATCACCACCGCCGGCACCGCGCAGACCGGTTTCGCCGGCCTGTCGGTGGACACGGTCGACGGCGCCGACAACGCCATCCTGGCCATGGACGCCGCGCTGAAGTCGGTCAACTCATCGCGCGCCGACCTGGGCGCCATCCAGAACCGCTTCGAATCGGTGGTCTCCAACCTCGCCAGCTCGGCCGAGAACCTGACCGCCTCGCGCAGCCGGATCACGGACGCCGACTTCGCGGCCGAAACCGCTAACCTGTCGCGCTCGCAGATCCTGCAGCAGGCCGGCACGGCGATGGTGGCCCAGGCCAACCAGCTGCCCCAGGGCGTGCTGTCGCTGCTGCGCTGA
- a CDS encoding PAAR domain-containing protein, with translation MEWQRAFVGDGDATTAGGEVKARAQAFPVTLGNDPRHACFEGDPVWCPICKHTGVTRCVPPFRPHTGPDGRQANLDGDLCVCRCPVPPRLVARSRDVTMRFAAHEIVNMPGASGWMTYAGHTEPSSRYDKFFQIHDAATGRPVDGFAYGIKAHDDEHHDEHMPACDFGRLEHVTFPKQRLPPSGEQSGPE, from the coding sequence ATGGAATGGCAACGGGCTTTCGTCGGTGATGGGGATGCCACCACGGCGGGTGGTGAGGTCAAGGCGCGGGCACAGGCATTTCCCGTCACCCTCGGCAACGACCCCAGGCACGCGTGTTTCGAGGGCGACCCCGTCTGGTGCCCGATCTGCAAACACACGGGCGTCACCCGGTGCGTGCCGCCGTTTCGCCCGCACACCGGCCCCGACGGCCGGCAGGCCAACCTCGACGGCGACCTGTGCGTCTGCCGGTGCCCGGTTCCACCGCGCCTGGTGGCACGCTCCCGCGACGTCACGATGCGCTTCGCGGCCCACGAGATCGTCAACATGCCCGGGGCCTCCGGCTGGATGACCTACGCGGGACACACCGAGCCGTCGAGCCGGTACGACAAGTTCTTCCAGATCCACGACGCAGCCACGGGCCGACCGGTGGACGGCTTCGCCTACGGCATCAAGGCCCACGACGACGAGCACCACGACGAACATATGCCGGCCTGCGACTTCGGACGACTCGAACACGTCACTTTTCCAAAACAAAGGCTGCCTCCTTCCGGTGAGCAGTCGGGTCCTGAATGA
- a CDS encoding RNA polymerase sigma factor FliA, with translation MYTATGQLGRDAQIKQYVPLVQRLAHHMIAKLPPNVEVDDLIQVGMIGLAEALSRYEPSQGVQFETFATQRIRGAMLDELREGDWLSRGSRKSQKDIERAVTRLEHRLGRAPVESEIAAELGLPLAEYQGLLGRVRGAQLVYLEDMGGGQGENDDSFLERHATVADNEADPMSLLKDQRLRTALVAAIDTLPERERFIMGMYYEQDMNLKEIAAVLGVTESRVCQLHSQSIARLRSKMRAH, from the coding sequence ATGTACACGGCCACCGGTCAGCTCGGCCGCGACGCCCAGATCAAGCAGTACGTGCCGCTGGTGCAGCGGCTCGCGCACCACATGATCGCCAAGCTGCCGCCGAACGTGGAGGTCGACGACCTGATCCAGGTCGGCATGATCGGCCTGGCCGAGGCGCTGTCGCGCTACGAGCCCAGCCAGGGCGTGCAGTTCGAGACCTTCGCCACCCAGCGCATCCGTGGCGCGATGCTCGACGAGTTGCGCGAAGGCGACTGGCTGTCGCGCGGATCGCGCAAGAGCCAGAAGGACATCGAGCGGGCCGTCACGCGGCTGGAGCATCGCTTGGGCCGCGCCCCGGTCGAGTCCGAGATCGCCGCCGAACTCGGCCTGCCGCTGGCCGAATACCAGGGCCTGCTCGGCCGGGTGCGCGGCGCGCAGCTGGTCTATCTGGAGGACATGGGCGGAGGACAGGGCGAGAACGACGACAGCTTCCTGGAGCGCCACGCCACCGTGGCCGACAACGAGGCCGATCCGATGAGCCTGCTGAAGGACCAGCGCCTGCGCACCGCGCTGGTCGCCGCCATCGACACGCTGCCCGAGCGCGAGCGCTTCATCATGGGCATGTACTACGAGCAGGACATGAACCTCAAGGAGATTGCCGCCGTGCTGGGCGTGACCGAGTCGCGCGTCTGCCAACTGCACAGCCAGTCGATCGCGCGGCTGCGCTCGAAGATGCGCGCCCACTAG
- a CDS encoding EscU/YscU/HrcU family type III secretion system export apparatus switch protein: MSSTSQDRNLPASQRKLDKARKDGQVARSRDLSHLAVVGTGAVALMLLAPTGFEAMRTALAQALVFDAATVSDPAQMLVRLVKLVGFGLLVCSVFAAIVLFAAVASTIAAGGWVASAKAITPDFSRLNPLSGFTNLFSKQQLFNVAKLVFMSALLGMTGWMFLSGSIGTVTQMMTQPAPAALRTLGDWLVSGMGLMLLVVLSAAVVDVPLQGFFHRAKLKMSHEDVKQEHKESEGDPHTKGRQRSAAREISQRASIGAVPKADFILMNPTHFAVAVRYDDQTMSAPQVISKGADLLAMRIRDIATEHRIPVVQSPMLARALFAHAEIDQAIPSSLYTAVAQVLAYVYRLKAALRGEGPMPASVPEPFVPPELDPLHKKTATP, from the coding sequence ATGTCATCCACCAGCCAGGACCGCAACCTTCCCGCCAGCCAGCGCAAGCTCGACAAAGCCCGCAAGGACGGCCAGGTCGCGCGGTCGCGCGACCTGTCGCACCTGGCGGTGGTGGGCACCGGCGCGGTCGCGCTGATGCTGCTGGCGCCCACGGGTTTCGAGGCGATGCGCACCGCGCTCGCGCAGGCGCTGGTCTTCGATGCCGCCACCGTGTCGGACCCGGCCCAGATGCTCGTGCGGCTGGTGAAGCTGGTGGGCTTCGGGCTTCTGGTGTGCTCGGTCTTCGCCGCCATCGTGCTGTTCGCCGCCGTGGCCAGCACGATCGCCGCGGGCGGCTGGGTGGCCAGCGCGAAGGCCATCACGCCCGACTTCAGCCGGCTCAACCCGCTCTCGGGCTTCACCAACCTGTTCTCCAAGCAGCAGCTCTTCAACGTCGCCAAGCTGGTGTTCATGTCGGCGCTGCTGGGCATGACGGGCTGGATGTTCCTCAGCGGCTCGATCGGCACGGTCACGCAGATGATGACGCAGCCCGCGCCCGCGGCCCTGCGCACGCTGGGCGACTGGCTGGTCTCGGGCATGGGGCTGATGCTGCTGGTGGTGCTGAGCGCGGCGGTGGTCGACGTGCCGCTGCAGGGCTTCTTCCACCGCGCCAAGCTGAAGATGTCGCACGAGGACGTCAAGCAGGAGCACAAGGAGTCCGAGGGCGATCCCCACACCAAGGGCCGCCAGCGCAGCGCCGCGCGCGAGATCTCGCAGCGCGCGAGCATCGGCGCCGTGCCCAAGGCCGACTTCATCCTGATGAACCCGACGCACTTCGCCGTGGCGGTGCGCTACGACGACCAGACCATGAGCGCGCCCCAGGTGATCTCCAAGGGCGCCGACCTGCTGGCCATGCGCATCCGCGACATCGCCACCGAGCACCGGATTCCGGTGGTGCAGTCGCCGATGCTCGCGCGCGCGCTGTTCGCCCATGCCGAGATCGACCAGGCCATCCCCTCGAGCCTCTACACGGCCGTGGCCCAGGTGCTGGCCTATGTCTATCGCCTGAAGGCCGCGCTGCGCGGCGAAGGCCCCATGCCCGCTTCGGTGCCCGAGCCGTTCGTGCCGCCCGAACTCGACCCGCTCCACAAGAAGACCGCCACCCCATGA